The genomic DNA gttgtagttgtgtgagtgctgggagttgtagttgtgtgagtgctgggagttgtagttttgtgagtgctgggagttgtagttgtgtgagtgagtgtaaccAGGtcggagggctgtgtgtgttccagggctGCTCCTCACGGCTACAGCAGGcctgaggggaggagggggagggacgcTCTGTTCCACACATCTGCCTCTCCTGGGAGGACCGCAGGAGTACGGAGCATATCTGCCCAGCGTGGAGAACATCAGCTCACCACCCGCCGTATGCACAGACCTGGTGAGCTGTTCtctgggggttcaggcctggtgcctttctgctgctctgtaaatcataaataataatttgttatttagttgaatTTGGCATTTAGTTTATCCAAATCGACTTagggttgattagactaagcagcaatgtggggttaagggtccaacagctTTACGGATCTTAGTCTTctgtaaaatatttctgtatcaaaaaaacattgaatagCCCTCACATATAGGGGTAGCAGGGTATCCTAGTAGTCGGGTGTTTGACTAGTAACTGTAGAATTGCTGTTTCGAGCTCCTGGGGGCACATGAGGCCATCCACTGAGgagatattttaaaaagtagtaCGGCTTGTTTTTACGATTTGATCAATTGGCAAGTGACTAGAGTAAGACATGTTTAACCTTGAAGCATTAAAAGTGTAGGATGGTATGCTGTAACTCTTTCTGTAACTCCTTGTGGCTCCTGCAGGTGCACTCCCAGATGCCCGTCTGACGAGATGGGGTGTACAAGACACCAGGGGCAGGAGACCGGGCAAAGGTTTGCCCCCTTAATTAGAGCAATTTAATTAACCACTGAAAACATCCTCTGTGTGATTCTGTACCAGTGGGAATATCATGGTGTAATTGTTTCATTGGCTGGATAATGGGAATAGGTTTTGACTAGCTTGGGAATATCAtggtgtcattttctcataGGCTGGATTATGGGAATAGGTTTTGACAGGCTTGGGAATATCATGGTGTAATTTTCCCATCGGCTGGATAATGGGAATGGGTTTTGACAGGCTTTGGAATATCATGGTGTTATTTTCTCATAGGTTGGATATTGAGAATGGGATTTGACGGGTTTGGGAATGTCATGGTGCAATTGTCTCATAGGCTGGATAATGGGAATAGGTTTTGATAGGCTTGGGAATATCATGGTGTAATTGTCTCATAGGCTGGATGAAGGGAATAGGTTTTGATAGGCTTGGGAATATCATGGTGCAATTGTCTCATAGGCTGGATAATGGGAATAGGTTTTGATAGGCTTGGGAATATCATGGTGTAATTGTCCCGTAGGCTGGATGAAGGGAATACGGCCACCCCTGAAGGAGGACAGgatgagaagagagagggaagtgagagaggaggtagaggaggagaGTGATGACGAGCAGCTCCTGAGCCCATGGAACCCTCCTCTGGAGATCCGACGCTTGCTTGGCCTGGACAAACAGGTCAGACttgactacactacactacacatctCCATTAACCCCCACAAACatcactgtagtcttcatctgcattaacccccACAAACatcactgtagtcttcatctgcattaaccaccatacacatgactgtagtcttcatctgaattaaccaccatacacatgactgtagtcttcatctgcattaaccaccatacacatgactgtagtcttcatctgcattaaccaccatacacatgactgtagtcttcatctgcattaacccccatacacatgactgtagtcttcatctgcattaccCCCCATACAGATGACTGTAGTCTTAATCTGCATTAACCaccatacacatgactgtagtcttcatctgcattaaccaccatacacatgactgtagtcttcatctgcattaaccaccatacacatgactgtagtcttcatctgcattaacccccATACAGATGACTGTAGTCTTCACCTGCATTAACCCccatacacatgactgtagtcttcatctgcattaacccccatacagatgactgtagtcttcatctgcattaaccaccatacacatgactgtagtcttcatctgcattaaccaccatacacatgactgtagtcttcatctgcattaaccactaTACACatcactgtagtcttcatctgcattaacccccATACACctgactgtagtcttcatctgcattaacccccatacagatgactgtagtcttcatctgcattaaccaccatacacatgactgtagtcttcatctgcattaaccactaTACACatcactgtagtcttcatctgcattaacccccatacacatgactgtagtcttcatctgcattaaccaccatacacatgactgtagtcttcatctgcattaaccactaTACACatcactgtagtcttcatctgcattaacccccatacacatgactgtagtcttcatctgcattaacccccatacacatgactgttgtcttcatctgcattaacccccatacagatgactgtagtcttcatctgcattaacccccatacacatgactgtagtcttcatctgcattaaccaccatacacatgactgtagtcttcatctgcattaatcACTATACACatcactgtagtcttcatctgcattaaccaccatacacatgactgtagtcttcatctgcattaaccactaTACACatcactgtagtcttcatctgcattaacccccatacacatgactgtagtcttcatctgcattaacccccatacagatgactgtagtcttcatctgcattaaccaccatacacatgactgtagtcttcatctgcattaaccaccatacacatgactgtagtcttcatctgcattaaccactaTACACatcactgtagtcttcatctgcattaacccccatacacatgactgtagtcttcatctgcattaaccaccaTACACATCACGGTAGTCCTCGTACTGTCTAGACCACAGATAtcaactccagtgctggagggccacagtgactGCTGGTTTTTAGGTTGTTCCTGGCACCAGTGGTTCAATCCACAcatcttgttctcaaggccacaattggcagctgattgaaagccCCACAGTCACTGTGGCTCCCTGGGAATTTAGTTTGACAACCCTGCTTTAGATACATCCAGATCCTTCATGTGGGGGGATATGTCTCCTTTACATACCTAATTAAGGCTTAAAGGTTTTTATATTCAATCATAACAATCTCGGCCCTTGCTTATCCCTGGCTTTTTGTAGATGGATAGATCTTCGTAAGTGGTTGAATACTAATGCTCTTCATGGGTGTAAGTGGGATAGGATGTCACCCTGGTGTATGGTGCTCTCTCCTCAGGGCTCTGTGGAAGAGCGGAGTGGAGCTCC from Conger conger chromosome 12, fConCon1.1, whole genome shotgun sequence includes the following:
- the LOC133141410 gene encoding ciliogenesis and planar polarity effector 1-like; translated protein: MKEKKEKTLLLEHHTLRAREACSLITELLKPSPALPTLTKAQPSQSTNQSSRRPKAQPSQSTNQSSRRPKAHPSQSTNQSSRRAAPHGYSRPEGRRGRDALFHTSASPGRTAGVRSISAQRGEHQLTTRRMHRPGALPDARLTRWGVQDTRGRRPGKGWMKGIRPPLKEDRMRREREVREEVEEESDDEQLLSPWNPPLEIRRLLGLDKQGSVEERSGAPGSGAGVWLKGLDRDSPSESTGSILSKLDWTAIEKMVAEEDQV